The sequence TACAAAATGCAGTGGCACAGTGTATACCACATTCTCCTTCAATATTCATTTCACCACTTCGCACCCAGTCACTAGACCAGGAACTTTATCACCCTTAGCATCTCCACACCTACAAAAACCTCACAAGCAGCTTATCATACTCACAGGAAAGGGTGTTCACCCCATCGCTCATCAGCACTCGGTAACGTGGGGGCCCAGTTCCTGTAGCAATAGCCCGTGTATTCTgcggggaaaaaaacccccaggctGTCAGTTCACGCTTGTCCAGAAACTTTTCAAGAACAGAAAGTAACATCAACAGCAAGCGATTCATCTACTCGGCTTTCCTGAGCACTAATACCAACAGCATAGCCCAAGCAACAACATaagacaaaattaagagaacTCCAAGTAGAGCAGCCTTGCTCTGCAGTGGAAGTTTGGCTGCACTCAGGAGCCCACATGCAGTCACcgaggggctggcacaggaggGAAGGGACAGTACTCACGATCACTTGCAGCACGGGCTTGGAGACGTCCTCCCCCTGCATGATGGCCTGGAGAAACGAAAGAGACGCTCAAAAGGTGCCACCACCTCGCTCGAGAACGCCTCGCGACCCACAGTGACAGAACCACACAACCAACGAGGTTGGACCTCTAAGATAATCGGGCCCAACCTATGAAGGGCTGTACCCAAGGAGCTGAGGGGGATCTGCCGTAGAAGAGCGCGGTTATGGCTGTCACCGCTGGACCAGAGCCATCCCCCGGGACCAGGCCCCGCTCCGGGCCTGGTTCTCCCCTCGGGACCAGGCCGGCCCCGGAACCCAGGTGCGTCCTTCACCTCCCACCCTAACCAGAACCAGGTCCaccccagcccggcccagcccgaGCCGCTCACCGCGATGGCCCCCTCGCTCAGCCGCACGCTCATGGTGCCGCGTCCGCCGCTGCCGCCAAAtcctcccgccgccgctgccgccacCGCCTCCTTCCGGCGCCGCCTTGCGTCACGCCGTGCGTCACACGGCAGCACAGCGCTCCTATTGGCTGTCCGGCGCCGTACGGCGGAAGTAGCCCTGTGTTCCGTGCGGGGATGCTGCTGGGCGCCACCATGGCGGTCGTGGCGCTGCCGGTGGCGCGGTGGCGGCGGTGATGGCGCTGCCGGTGGCGGAGTGGCAGGGCCGCACCTCCCGGCTCTGGGCCGCGCTGGACccggcgctgcgggagcggctggCGGCGGCTTCGCTTCAGGACGCGGTGCGGCTGGGTTGCGACCTGCTCCGGTGAGCGGTGGGCGGGGCGGGTCCGGCGCAGGGTAACGAGGGGGATtgggggactggagcatctctcttaatGTGTATAAATAAAGGGATGAACCAGGCTCTGCGCGAGGCAACGGGCGGAAACTGATGCCGAGGAAATTCCACCTGGATAAAATTCCACCTTTCTACCTGACAGGAGGCTGGAggtcggcctcttctcccaggcagctggTAGGAGGACAAGAAGACATAGTCTTAAGCTTCTCttgggaaggtttaggttgggcaTTAGTAAGAATGTCTTCGCAGAAAGGGTGATTAAACCCTGggatgggctgcccagggaggtggtgaagtcgtggtccctggaggtgtttaaggaaaggtTGGACATGGCTTTCAGTGCCGTGATCTGGTTGGCAAACTGGGGGTCGGTcacaggctggactcgatgatctcagaggtcttttccaacctaattgatccTGTGGCTCTGtgaatatgaggaaaaacttcttcccTGTGCAGTGACCACGCACGGGCACAGATTGAGAGTGTGGAATCTCCCTCATTGGAGCCATTCCAGAACCCTCtagacacaatcctgtgccacgTGCTCTGGGATCATCCTGtttgagcagggagctgggaccAGATGATTCCAAACTGATTCTTTGGTGCTGACCCCGTATCCCACAGgaccgaggaggaggaggaggcagccctGGTGCGGTTGTGCCACCAGGCACCCACGGGCAAGGAGCCGGAGGCTGCGAGCTGGTACCGGGAGCAGGGAAACCGGGAATTCAAACAGGGCCACTACCAGGCTGCCCTGAGGCTCTACTCTAAGGTAGGTGTGGGATGAGGGGGTCCTACAAAACCTCTCAGCCAAAGGGATCCTGTGAGGGGATCCCCGAGAGGGGATCCTGCAGCCCCTCATGGTTGAAGGGCTCCTGTGAGGGGCAAGGAGCAGCTCCCATGAGGGGTTCCCCAAAGAGGAGatcctgcaggtcctgctgaGAGGGTCCTGTGAGGGGTCCCCCGAGGCAGCAGCAGTTCTCTGGTCTCTGCAGGCAGCATCACACGAGGCCCCTGGGAGCCCCGAGGTGTCCGTGTGCTTTGCCAACCGCTCTGCCGCCCTCCTCCACCTGGGGCACTTTGAGGTAAGTGGGCAGCACCCACCCCACAAGGTCCTGGGTGCCCCTGAGGTATTTGATTGTTAGAACAAGAGACAGCAGATCAGCTGTGCTTCCCAAGCTGTGCTTAAAGCATCCATAACTCAACTTTCTGAAGGGCTCCTACGTTGCTTCTGTGTCAGGATGCTTTATTTGGGCAGCAGCTTGGTTATGCACATGGAATTTGCTGATTAACACACAGAATGCTTACATGAGACTTTTCTTAGGTGGAATGAAAGAGCACGAGCCGGGTTTCAAGCCCACTTAAAAGAGCTTGTCTTTGTTCCTAGGTTTGTTTGGAAGATATTGCCAGGGCTGAAAGCCATGGCTATCCAGACAGGCTGCTGCCCAAGATCCTGCTGCGGAAAGCTGAGTGtctgctgtgcctggggaggttACAGGATGCACAGGATATCCTCAGAGTGCTGGAGAGTAAAATTGCTCTAGAGAGGGTCATGACTACACACCTGACACGGCTAAAAAAGTTAAGCCAGCTGAAGGTTAAGTTATGTGAGAAAGAGAGGTGTCCAGAGCCTGCACGAGAAGCACGTGGTGGCATTCAAGGGAAGTCAGAGATCTGGGAAGAGAACAACAATATTTCAGGTGCATCTTCATCTTTGAGCTTGAGTTTTGATGCAGAGAGAGGACGTCACTTGGTGGCCTCCCAGGACATCGTGCCAGGACAGAGCCTGTTAAAAGAGGAGGCCTTTGTGAgtgtgctctgccctggggagaGCCTTCCTCTGCAGGGTGGCGAGGCAGCGTGGGACACGGGAGCCACTAACGCAGATCTTTACTGCCACCGCTGtctgaggcagctcctggcctcGGTGCCTTGCCAGGGCTGCAGTTATGCCAAGTACTGCAGCCAGGACTGTGCAGATGTGGCGTGGCAGCAGTACCACAGGACAGAGTGTTCCCTGGGAGCGCTGCTCCTCACACTGGGGGTCTTCTGCCATGTGGCCTTGAGGACTGTCCTGCTGGCAGGATTTGCAGAGGTTAGCAGGCTGGTGGGATGCTCCCACAGTGGGGACAAGGACCTTCAGAACCCTGAGGAAAGATGCAAACCTCTCAGAGAGGCACCAGATGCCGGAGCTGGTACCAGAGGTATCCCTGGTTGTGACAACAATGGTCGGTACCAGAGTTCTTACCAAGCTCTGTTCCACCTTTTGCCCCACACTGAGCAGCACAGTGCTGAGCACAAGTTCCTCTGCACACTCAGTGTGGTAGCTATATGCAAACAGCTGCAAGCagctggcctggaggctgctgtgTTGAATCAGGAGTCACGTCAGCAGTGGTCCGAACCAAAGACCTGTGAAAAAACCTCAGATGAATTGTCCCCAGAGCTGAAGACTGTGGCAGAAGCAATACTGAGGCACGTGTTGCAGCTGCAATGTAATGCACAAGCAATCACTGTAATGCAGGAGCTGGGTAAGATAAAAACTTTTAAGCCCTACTGTGTtgtcatggaatggttggggttggaagggacccctggAGATCATTCAGTCCAAATCCCCTGCCCAGGCATggccacctggagcaggtgacacagggacacatccaggtgggtttggaatgtctccagacctccctgggcagcctgttccagtgctctgccaccctcagtggaaagaagttcttcctcacgttgaggtggaacttcttgtggtTTAATTTATGGCCATTACTCCTCATCCTGGCACCACAGAAAAGAGTCCAGCACATTCTCTGTCACCTGCATTTGTATATGTATTTATGAGAGCCTCTCTCAGTTTTCTCCAGACTAACCAGGGTCATCTCcctcagtctctcctcataGGAGAGACGCTCCAGACTCTTCatcatctctgtggcctccaCTGGATCTCTCCAGTAGCTCctctttcttgtactgaggagcccaggacTGTCCTGTCCTTGCTCATCTTCCTTGTGTGAAGTGAAGAGATGGAATTATCAGCTGTAGAAAGCTCCCACTGCAGATGGAAATGGCTTGTTTAAAATTTAATGGCCTGTCCCATGCTGGCCTGTTCCTTGGTGCACATTCAGAGTGTGCTTAGCTATTATTTATTGTAGCAATATACCAGGAacctttctgctgctgcctgcgcTCGGTCACGATGCTCACTGCAGAAATTGTGTGGGTTTGTGAGCATTCAATCTCAACCTGCttggttttcctctgtcttCAGGGCCTGGAGATGGGGCTGttgtaaataaaaagcctgTGAGGCTGGCAACAGCCTTCTTCCCTGTCCTCAGCCTCCTGAACCACTCGTGCTGCCCCAACACCAGCGTGTCATTCAGTGGGACAGCTGCCACTGTCAGGGCATCACAGCCAATCCCAAGAGGCCAAGAGGTTTTGCATTGCTATGGTAAGCATTAACTCTGTGTTTGTCTCAAGGCACAGACATCATTGACCTCTCCTCATCATGCTGATAGCTATTTATATCATAATTCTCATACAATTCTCATCTAATATTGCCAGAGTCTTCGTTTAGCAGCCTTGATCAACGCAGCATTTCATCTCTTGAGCCCACTGTTAGATTTTCAGTCTTCAGTTACATCCTCTCCAAAATATACCTAGTCTCAATTGTAACAAAAATCCATTTATTCTGATATTTAGAGCTGTACCTGCTGAGAGATCTTTACCCTTGCCATGCTTTGCAGGGCCTCACCGATGTAGGATGAGGGTTGCTGAGAGACAACAGCTTCTCAGTCAGTATTTCTTTGAGTGTCGCTGCCAGGCATGCCTTGAGGAGCTGGAGTCTGGTGTCAAGAGCTTGGTGCCCATCAGAAATTCATTCTGCTGTCCCAAGTGCCAGGCTCAAATGCAGGTAAATTCTCCATAGTTATGATTGTGCAACTTACTGGGGTGTGTAAGGTTTAGGTCTGGGAGAGCCAAGAGTTGAAGATCTCAGTTTGATCCCTGCTCAAAAGCCAAAAGCCCTTG is a genomic window of Corvus hawaiiensis isolate bCorHaw1 chromosome 20, bCorHaw1.pri.cur, whole genome shotgun sequence containing:
- the SMYD4 gene encoding SET and MYND domain-containing protein 4 isoform X2, coding for MALPVAEWQGRTSRLWAALDPALRERLAAASLQDAVRLGCDLLRTEEEEEAALVRLCHQAPTGKEPEAASWYREQGNREFKQGHYQAALRLYSKVCLEDIARAESHGYPDRLLPKILLRKAECLLCLGRLQDAQDILRVLESKIALERVMTTHLTRLKKLSQLKVKLCEKERCPEPAREARGGIQGKSEIWEENNNISGASSSLSLSFDAERGRHLVASQDIVPGQSLLKEEAFVSVLCPGESLPLQGGEAAWDTGATNADLYCHRCLRQLLASVPCQGCSYAKYCSQDCADVAWQQYHRTECSLGALLLTLGVFCHVALRTVLLAGFAEVSRLVGCSHSGDKDLQNPEERCKPLREAPDAGAGTRGIPGCDNNGRYQSSYQALFHLLPHTEQHSAEHKFLCTLSVVAICKQLQAAGLEAAVLNQESRQQWSEPKTCEKTSDELSPELKTVAEAILRHVLQLQCNAQAITVMQELGPGDGAVVNKKPVRLATAFFPVLSLLNHSCCPNTSVSFSGTAATVRASQPIPRGQEVLHCYGPHRCRMRVAERQQLLSQYFFECRCQACLEELESGVKSLVPIRNSFCCPKCQAQMQGEEDTLCCSNEACATSASRENLSCRLQDLQQQIKKALDLLRVGKADQAIKMLLKCQMDAGNFLSPEHLLMGEMEDHLAQVYATLGKWQEAARHLKKSIEIVEMHHGPSSVETGHELFKLAQVLFNGFAVSEALSTIQRAEGILSVHFGPQSAQIQELQEMKACLSELPRNILQRT
- the SMYD4 gene encoding SET and MYND domain-containing protein 4 isoform X1, with the protein product MALPVAEWQGRTSRLWAALDPALRERLAAASLQDAVRLGCDLLRTEEEEEAALVRLCHQAPTGKEPEAASWYREQGNREFKQGHYQAALRLYSKAASHEAPGSPEVSVCFANRSAALLHLGHFEVCLEDIARAESHGYPDRLLPKILLRKAECLLCLGRLQDAQDILRVLESKIALERVMTTHLTRLKKLSQLKVKLCEKERCPEPAREARGGIQGKSEIWEENNNISGASSSLSLSFDAERGRHLVASQDIVPGQSLLKEEAFVSVLCPGESLPLQGGEAAWDTGATNADLYCHRCLRQLLASVPCQGCSYAKYCSQDCADVAWQQYHRTECSLGALLLTLGVFCHVALRTVLLAGFAEVSRLVGCSHSGDKDLQNPEERCKPLREAPDAGAGTRGIPGCDNNGRYQSSYQALFHLLPHTEQHSAEHKFLCTLSVVAICKQLQAAGLEAAVLNQESRQQWSEPKTCEKTSDELSPELKTVAEAILRHVLQLQCNAQAITVMQELGPGDGAVVNKKPVRLATAFFPVLSLLNHSCCPNTSVSFSGTAATVRASQPIPRGQEVLHCYGPHRCRMRVAERQQLLSQYFFECRCQACLEELESGVKSLVPIRNSFCCPKCQAQMQGEEDTLCCSNEACATSASRENLSCRLQDLQQQIKKALDLLRVGKADQAIKMLLKCQMDAGNFLSPEHLLMGEMEDHLAQVYATLGKWQEAARHLKKSIEIVEMHHGPSSVETGHELFKLAQVLFNGFAVSEALSTIQRAEGILSVHFGPQSAQIQELQEMKACLSELPRNILQRT